One Pseudonocardia abyssalis DNA segment encodes these proteins:
- a CDS encoding GNAT family N-acetyltransferase, whose amino-acid sequence MDAAREELPAGPVTLRRWTAADVDDLYRVVGESLSHIGPWMAWATHGYSDADALRHVEHVQEEWAHGSGYGYAIRLGHGALVGGCGMSNRIGPGGLEIGYWLHRAHTGHGYITAAVAALAAEAFRIGADRVEIVHDVANLRSGAVPRRLGFTEVARRPPQEELSPGEAGEDVVWRLLAP is encoded by the coding sequence GTGGACGCCGCACGCGAGGAACTGCCCGCCGGCCCGGTGACGCTGCGGCGCTGGACCGCGGCCGACGTCGACGACCTGTACCGGGTGGTGGGGGAGTCGCTGTCCCACATCGGGCCCTGGATGGCGTGGGCCACGCACGGCTACTCCGACGCCGACGCCCTGCGGCACGTCGAGCACGTGCAGGAGGAATGGGCGCACGGGAGCGGGTACGGCTACGCGATCCGGCTCGGTCACGGTGCGCTCGTGGGTGGTTGCGGAATGTCGAACCGGATCGGTCCCGGCGGCCTGGAGATCGGTTACTGGCTACACCGTGCCCATACCGGGCACGGATACATCACAGCCGCCGTCGCGGCACTGGCGGCCGAGGCGTTCCGGATCGGGGCCGACCGTGTCGAGATCGTGCACGACGTGGCGAATCTGCGCAGTGGGGCCGTACCCCGACGTCTCGGATTCACCGAGGTGGCCCGCCGCCCGCCCCAGGAGGAACTGTCCCCCGGGGAGGCGGGCGAGGACGTGGTGTGGCGGCTGCTCGCGCCCTGA
- a CDS encoding trans-sulfuration enzyme family protein: protein MTERHLATRAVHAGNAVDPGTGAIRRPLVAANSYALPEDPSELSWSGTGTPLYTRNGGANQGWLECKLAALDGGEAAFATATGVAALHAVFFTLLRTGDHVVCSDVTYAATYQLLTELLPAKYGITTTLVDTSDVAAVRAAMRPGTRLVHVESPANPTTKITDVAAVAEVAHEGGALLSVDATFATPVLQRPLELGADLVVHSLTKYVNGHGDAMGGAVIGAAELVDRIRLEAGVNVGGTISPFNAWLIMRGAVTLPMRMRAHCAGAQVVAEFLDADPRVAYVAYPGLASHPQHALAARTLDGGSGGMLAFAVRGDPATQNRFVAALELITSAVSLGHDETLIVHVGTDGPRVAHYPEEFRRWGHLRLSVGLEDPRDLVADLEQALTLTLGPRPAAAPPAR from the coding sequence GTGACGGAGCGGCACCTGGCCACCCGGGCCGTCCACGCCGGCAACGCCGTCGACCCGGGCACCGGCGCGATCCGCCGCCCCCTGGTGGCCGCGAACTCCTACGCGCTGCCCGAGGACCCGTCGGAGCTGAGCTGGTCGGGCACCGGCACCCCGCTCTACACCCGCAACGGCGGCGCGAACCAGGGCTGGCTGGAGTGCAAGCTCGCCGCGCTGGACGGGGGCGAGGCCGCGTTCGCCACGGCCACGGGGGTCGCGGCGCTGCACGCGGTGTTCTTCACGCTGCTGCGCACCGGCGACCACGTCGTCTGCTCCGACGTCACCTACGCCGCCACGTACCAGCTCCTCACCGAGCTGCTGCCGGCCAAGTACGGCATCACGACGACGCTCGTCGACACCTCCGACGTCGCCGCGGTGCGCGCGGCGATGCGTCCGGGGACGCGGCTGGTGCACGTCGAGAGCCCGGCCAACCCGACCACGAAGATCACCGACGTGGCCGCCGTCGCGGAGGTCGCGCACGAGGGCGGCGCGCTGCTGTCGGTCGACGCCACGTTCGCCACACCCGTCCTGCAGCGCCCGCTGGAGTTGGGCGCCGACCTCGTCGTGCACTCGCTCACCAAGTACGTCAACGGGCACGGCGACGCGATGGGCGGCGCGGTGATCGGGGCGGCGGAGCTGGTCGACCGCATCCGGCTGGAGGCGGGCGTCAACGTCGGGGGCACGATCAGCCCGTTCAACGCCTGGCTGATCATGCGCGGGGCCGTGACGCTGCCGATGCGGATGCGGGCGCACTGCGCGGGCGCCCAGGTCGTCGCGGAGTTCCTGGACGCCGACCCGCGCGTGGCCTACGTCGCCTACCCCGGGCTGGCCTCGCACCCGCAGCACGCGCTCGCCGCCCGCACCCTGGACGGCGGGTCCGGCGGCATGCTCGCCTTCGCCGTGCGCGGCGACCCGGCCACCCAGAACCGGTTCGTCGCGGCGCTGGAGCTGATCACCTCGGCGGTGTCGCTGGGGCACGACGAGACCCTGATCGTGCACGTCGGCACCGACGGCCCGCGCGTCGCCCACTACCCGGAGGAGTTCCGCCGGTGGGGCCACCTGCGCCTCTCGGTGGGCCTGGAGGACCCGCGCGACCTGGTCGCCGACCTGGAGCAGGCGCTGACCCTCACCCTCGGTCCGCGTCCAGCAGCTGCGCCGCCCGCACGGTGA
- a CDS encoding MarR family transcriptional regulator — protein sequence MDGDRDELVRLLQAYAAEAERLSQVFADRQGMHATDLSALLAVMQADRAGEPLTPGRLGRHLGLSSGATTAVVDRLERADHVRRARDDRDRRRVTLHYGAAAEQVGTAFFGPLGARMDEMLAGYDAAELAVARRFLGDATEMVRAYRESVAPPVSPPVSPPVSPPTGG from the coding sequence GTGGACGGTGATCGGGACGAGTTGGTGCGCCTGTTGCAGGCCTATGCCGCGGAGGCCGAGCGGCTCAGTCAGGTCTTCGCCGACCGCCAGGGCATGCACGCCACCGACCTGTCGGCACTCCTGGCGGTGATGCAGGCCGACCGTGCGGGCGAGCCGCTCACCCCGGGGCGCCTGGGCCGGCACCTCGGGCTGTCGTCGGGGGCCACGACGGCGGTCGTCGACCGGTTGGAGCGCGCCGACCACGTGCGCCGCGCCCGCGACGACCGCGACCGTCGCCGCGTCACGCTGCACTACGGCGCCGCGGCGGAGCAGGTCGGGACGGCGTTCTTCGGGCCGCTCGGTGCGCGGATGGACGAGATGCTCGCCGGCTACGACGCCGCGGAGCTCGCCGTCGCCCGGCGCTTCCTCGGCGACGCCACGGAGATGGTGCGCGCGTACCGGGAGTCGGTGGCGCCGCCCGTGTCACCGCCCGTGTCGCCGCCCGTGTCGCCGCCTACCGGGGGCTGA
- a CDS encoding acyl-CoA dehydrogenase family protein → MSDTYGDGMAWDFSTEPEFETQLEWMRGFVREEIIPLETLDLDRAAFARITAPLKERVKERGLWAAHLPPELGGGGFGQVRLGLMHEILGQCRYAPGIFGNQAPDSGNAELLAIGGSPEQQERWMHPLLRGELRSCFSMTEPGAGADPTLLTTRAVLDGDDYVIDGHKWFSSNASQADFLIVMCVMDPDVSPYQGSSMIIVPTDTPGVNVVRDIPVMDHPTHSPELYGGHAEVLYEGVRVPKENLVGNPGDGFRLAQQRLGPGRIHHAMRWLGQSRRAFDMLCERAVSRHTHGSVLADKQMVQDWVATSAAEMQAARLLTLHAAWTMDQVGASDARLEIGMIKYWGAKVLHDVIDRAIQVHGSLGFSGDLPLEEMYRAARAARIYDGPDEVHKATVAKRILRGYTPTDVPTEHVPTRAVAAREKFAEYLVGATADL, encoded by the coding sequence ATGTCCGATACCTACGGTGACGGCATGGCTTGGGACTTCTCCACCGAACCGGAGTTCGAGACGCAGCTGGAGTGGATGCGGGGGTTCGTCCGCGAGGAGATCATCCCGCTGGAGACGCTCGACCTCGACCGCGCGGCGTTCGCGCGCATCACCGCCCCGCTCAAGGAGCGCGTCAAGGAGCGCGGGCTGTGGGCCGCGCACCTGCCGCCGGAGCTGGGTGGCGGCGGGTTCGGGCAGGTCAGGCTGGGGCTCATGCACGAGATCCTCGGCCAGTGCCGCTACGCCCCGGGGATCTTCGGCAACCAGGCCCCCGACTCGGGCAACGCCGAGCTGCTCGCCATCGGCGGGTCGCCGGAGCAGCAGGAGCGCTGGATGCACCCGCTGCTGCGCGGTGAGCTGCGCAGCTGCTTCTCGATGACCGAGCCGGGGGCGGGTGCCGACCCGACGCTGCTGACGACCCGCGCCGTCCTCGACGGCGACGACTACGTCATCGACGGCCACAAGTGGTTCAGCTCCAACGCCTCGCAGGCCGACTTCCTCATCGTCATGTGCGTGATGGACCCGGACGTCTCGCCGTACCAGGGCAGCTCGATGATCATCGTGCCGACCGACACGCCGGGGGTGAACGTCGTCCGCGACATCCCCGTCATGGACCACCCCACCCACTCCCCCGAGCTCTACGGCGGGCACGCCGAGGTGCTCTACGAGGGCGTGCGGGTGCCGAAGGAGAACCTGGTCGGCAACCCCGGCGACGGGTTCCGGCTCGCCCAGCAGCGCCTGGGCCCCGGCCGCATCCACCACGCGATGCGCTGGCTCGGGCAGTCGCGCCGCGCGTTCGACATGCTCTGCGAGCGCGCCGTCAGCCGGCACACGCACGGGTCGGTGCTCGCCGACAAGCAGATGGTGCAGGACTGGGTGGCCACCAGCGCCGCGGAGATGCAGGCCGCGCGGCTGCTCACGCTGCACGCGGCGTGGACGATGGACCAGGTCGGCGCGTCCGACGCCCGGCTGGAGATCGGCATGATCAAGTACTGGGGCGCGAAGGTGCTCCACGACGTGATCGACCGGGCGATCCAGGTGCACGGCTCGCTCGGCTTCTCCGGCGACCTCCCGCTGGAGGAGATGTACCGCGCCGCGCGCGCCGCCCGGATCTACGACGGACCCGACGAGGTGCACAAGGCCACCGTCGCGAAGCGGATCCTGCGCGGCTACACCCCGACCGACGTGCCGACCGAGCACGTCCCGACCCGGGCGGTGGCGGCGCGGGAGAAGTTCGCGGAGTACCTGGTGGGCGCGACGGCGGACCTCTAG
- a CDS encoding histone-like nucleoid-structuring protein Lsr2 has translation MAKHTTVTLVDDIDGSEADEQVEFAIDGKAYEIDLSTANSSRLRDALAPFVSAARRSGGRRSSGGSSATPAARPSTDREQNQAIREWAVAQGMKISERGRIPSNVLEAYHQNH, from the coding sequence GTGGCGAAGCACACCACCGTTACCCTGGTCGACGACATCGACGGTTCCGAGGCCGACGAGCAGGTCGAGTTCGCGATCGACGGCAAGGCCTACGAGATCGATCTCTCCACCGCCAATAGCTCGCGTTTGCGCGACGCGCTGGCCCCGTTCGTTTCCGCGGCCCGCCGCTCCGGTGGCCGCCGCAGCTCCGGTGGTTCGTCGGCCACCCCGGCGGCCCGGCCGAGCACCGACCGTGAGCAGAACCAGGCCATTCGTGAATGGGCCGTCGCGCAGGGGATGAAGATCTCCGAGCGGGGTCGCATCCCGTCCAACGTTCTCGAGGCCTACCACCAGAACCACTGA
- a CDS encoding bifunctional chorismate-binding protein/class IV aminotransferase: MILHVVPLDLPGLGVGEAARRLAHRERVTAWAGDWSTGGLVTCDPVPGDLFPALPAVAPDPAHPDAVGGGWFGHRGFDGTDSWASYRDVLRFDGTAWFHEALLDGAFDAAAARRRAAELAADLRRPARTVPARLEVTAFPDRTAHVVAVERCVQAIRRGEIYQANIACHVHGRLHGSPHDAWARLVEAHAPARAALVADPGRTAVGASPELFLRRRGRTVETSPIKGTRPRTGGPDDAAERQRLAASTKDAAENVMIVDLMRNDLARVCSDVTVPRLLEIEPHPGVWHLVSTVRGTLDTDDAGLLAATFPPGSVTGTPKIRAVELIGELEAEPRGLFTGMLGYLSPLAGVELAVAIRTLEVAADGTARLGVGGGVTVDSTPVQEWAECRTKAAPLLAALGAAPWPPDPAPSRLADPAAGLFETLLAVDGRPRRVAEHVRRLQTSFAECHGRPLDADVAAAMTTGPPGPARVRVDASPDSRLAVRAAPFVPVPLAAQPGLDLVVHRLGPAGAPRHKSADRDWTATVEAPLGPDQAALLVDDRDVVLESTRSGVAVVLGGRVTVPPLDGRILPGTARRALLDVLDTAELPYDLRAPALGELAGADGMFLLNALRGVQWVRSVPGRTWTAPDPVTVRAAQLLDADRG, from the coding sequence GTGATCCTGCACGTCGTCCCGCTCGACCTCCCCGGACTCGGCGTCGGTGAGGCCGCCCGGCGCCTCGCCCACCGGGAGCGGGTCACCGCCTGGGCGGGGGACTGGTCGACCGGCGGCCTCGTCACCTGCGACCCGGTGCCCGGCGACCTGTTCCCCGCGCTCCCCGCCGTCGCGCCGGACCCGGCGCACCCCGACGCCGTCGGCGGGGGCTGGTTCGGCCACCGCGGCTTCGACGGCACCGACTCGTGGGCGTCCTACCGCGACGTGCTCCGGTTCGACGGCACGGCCTGGTTCCACGAGGCCCTGCTCGACGGCGCGTTCGACGCCGCGGCCGCCCGGCGGCGGGCCGCCGAGCTGGCCGCCGACCTGCGCCGGCCGGCCCGGACCGTCCCCGCGCGGCTGGAGGTCACCGCGTTCCCGGACCGGACCGCGCACGTCGTCGCGGTGGAGCGGTGCGTGCAGGCGATCCGGCGGGGTGAGATCTACCAGGCCAACATCGCCTGCCACGTGCACGGGCGGCTGCACGGGTCCCCGCACGACGCCTGGGCCCGGCTCGTCGAGGCCCACGCACCCGCCCGCGCCGCACTGGTGGCCGATCCGGGCCGGACGGCGGTCGGCGCGAGCCCCGAGCTGTTCCTGCGCCGCCGCGGGCGCACCGTCGAGACCTCGCCGATCAAGGGCACCCGCCCGCGGACCGGGGGCCCCGACGACGCCGCCGAGCGACAGCGGCTCGCCGCGTCGACCAAGGACGCGGCCGAGAACGTCATGATCGTCGACCTGATGCGCAACGACCTCGCGCGCGTCTGCTCCGACGTCACCGTGCCGCGGCTGCTCGAGATCGAGCCGCACCCCGGGGTGTGGCACCTGGTGTCGACGGTGCGCGGCACCCTCGACACCGACGACGCCGGGCTGCTCGCGGCGACCTTCCCGCCCGGCTCGGTCACCGGCACCCCGAAGATCCGGGCGGTCGAGCTGATCGGCGAGCTGGAGGCGGAGCCGCGGGGGCTGTTCACCGGGATGCTCGGGTACCTGAGCCCGCTCGCCGGCGTCGAGCTCGCGGTGGCGATCCGGACGCTGGAGGTCGCGGCGGACGGCACGGCGCGGCTCGGGGTCGGCGGCGGCGTCACCGTCGACTCGACCCCGGTGCAGGAGTGGGCCGAGTGCCGCACGAAGGCGGCCCCGCTGCTCGCCGCGCTCGGCGCCGCACCGTGGCCGCCGGACCCGGCGCCGAGCCGGCTCGCCGACCCCGCCGCCGGGCTGTTCGAGACCCTGCTCGCCGTGGACGGGCGGCCGCGGCGGGTCGCCGAGCACGTGCGGCGGCTGCAGACGTCGTTCGCCGAGTGTCACGGACGGCCCCTGGACGCCGACGTGGCGGCCGCGATGACCACCGGTCCGCCCGGCCCCGCCCGCGTCCGGGTGGACGCGTCGCCGGACAGCAGGCTCGCGGTGCGCGCGGCCCCGTTCGTCCCGGTGCCGCTCGCCGCGCAGCCCGGCCTGGACCTGGTGGTGCACCGCCTGGGACCCGCCGGGGCCCCGCGGCACAAGTCCGCCGACCGCGACTGGACGGCGACGGTCGAGGCACCGCTGGGGCCGGACCAGGCGGCACTGCTGGTCGACGACCGCGACGTGGTGCTGGAGTCCACCCGCTCCGGCGTCGCCGTCGTGCTGGGCGGGCGCGTCACCGTGCCGCCGCTGGACGGGCGGATCCTGCCGGGTACCGCCCGCCGCGCGCTGCTCGACGTCCTCGACACCGCCGAGCTGCCCTACGACCTGCGCGCCCCCGCGCTCGGCGAGCTGGCCGGCGCCGACGGGATGTTCCTGCTCAACGCGCTGCGCGGGGTGCAGTGGGTGCGCTCGGTGCCCGGGCGGACCTGGACCGCGCCGGACCCGGTCACCGTGCGGGCGGCGCAGCTGCTGGACGCGGACCGAGGGTGA
- a CDS encoding acyl--CoA ligase family protein, translated as MQPHSFEPLTPVSFLDRAAAAHGDRTAVVDGERRWTYTELHDRCRRLAGGLAPLADGRPVAVLAPNTHVLLEANFGVPWAGVPLVAVNTRLSAGEVAYILEHSNASVLVHDPVFDDLVDAVFGTLDAPPQRIRAGAEYEALLDGATPLARAIDDERGLLSINYTSGTTGRPKGVMYHHRGAYLQALAMVGHTGLTPSAVHLWTLPMFHCNGWCFPWAVTAAGATHVCLPKVDPTEVWRLIREEGVTHLNGAPTVLSMLAYAAEAAPLEGPPVKVATGGAPPSPAILRRMGELGFEVTHLYGLTETFGPVMICDWRPEWNDLDAGEQARLKARQGVGNMISCAVRVVTDDGADVPRDGESVGEIALRGNNVMLGYLDDADATATAIPDGWFRTGDLGVIHPDGYVELRDRSKDVIISGGENIASVEVEQAIADHPAVLEVAVIAVPDEKWGEVAAAYVTLQQGASATEQEIIDHVRERLARFKAPKTVTFTDLPKTSTGKIQKFVLRDEAWKGSEHRIR; from the coding sequence ATGCAGCCGCACAGCTTCGAACCCCTGACCCCGGTGTCCTTCCTCGACCGCGCGGCGGCCGCGCACGGCGACCGCACCGCCGTCGTCGACGGGGAGCGGCGCTGGACCTACACCGAGCTGCACGACCGCTGCCGTCGCCTGGCCGGAGGGCTCGCGCCGCTCGCGGACGGGCGGCCGGTGGCGGTGCTCGCCCCGAACACGCACGTGCTGCTGGAGGCGAACTTCGGCGTGCCGTGGGCGGGGGTGCCGCTCGTCGCCGTCAACACCCGGCTCTCGGCGGGGGAGGTGGCCTACATCCTGGAGCACTCGAACGCCTCCGTGCTCGTCCACGACCCCGTGTTCGACGACCTGGTGGACGCGGTGTTCGGCACGCTGGACGCCCCGCCGCAGCGGATCCGGGCCGGCGCGGAGTACGAGGCGCTGCTCGACGGCGCGACGCCGCTCGCCCGCGCGATCGACGACGAGCGCGGCCTGCTCTCGATCAACTACACCTCCGGCACCACCGGGCGGCCCAAGGGCGTGATGTACCACCACCGCGGCGCGTACCTGCAGGCGCTGGCGATGGTGGGGCACACCGGGCTGACGCCGAGCGCGGTGCACCTGTGGACGCTGCCGATGTTCCACTGCAACGGCTGGTGCTTCCCGTGGGCCGTCACCGCGGCCGGGGCCACGCACGTCTGCCTGCCCAAGGTCGACCCCACCGAGGTGTGGCGGCTGATCCGCGAGGAGGGCGTCACGCACCTCAACGGCGCGCCGACGGTCCTGTCGATGCTGGCCTACGCGGCGGAGGCGGCGCCGCTGGAGGGCCCGCCGGTGAAGGTCGCGACGGGCGGGGCGCCGCCGAGCCCGGCGATCCTGCGGCGGATGGGGGAGCTGGGGTTCGAGGTCACCCACCTCTACGGGCTCACCGAGACGTTCGGGCCGGTCATGATCTGCGACTGGCGGCCGGAGTGGAACGACCTGGACGCGGGCGAGCAGGCGCGGCTCAAGGCGCGCCAGGGCGTCGGGAACATGATCTCCTGCGCGGTGCGGGTGGTCACCGACGACGGCGCCGACGTGCCGCGCGACGGGGAGTCGGTCGGGGAGATCGCGCTGCGCGGCAACAACGTGATGCTCGGCTACCTCGACGACGCCGACGCGACGGCCACCGCGATCCCCGACGGCTGGTTCCGCACCGGCGACCTCGGCGTCATTCATCCCGACGGCTACGTGGAGCTGCGCGACCGCTCCAAGGACGTGATCATCTCCGGTGGTGAGAACATCGCGTCGGTGGAGGTGGAGCAGGCCATCGCCGACCACCCCGCCGTGCTGGAGGTCGCGGTGATCGCGGTGCCCGACGAGAAGTGGGGCGAGGTCGCGGCCGCCTACGTCACGCTGCAGCAGGGCGCGAGCGCGACGGAGCAGGAGATCATCGACCACGTCCGGGAGCGGCTGGCGCGGTTCAAGGCGCCGAAGACGGTGACGTTCACCGACCTGCCGAAGACCTCGACCGGGAAGATCCAGAAGTTCGTGCTGCGCGACGAGGCGTGGAAGGGGTCCGAGCACCGGATCCGGTGA
- a CDS encoding long-chain-fatty-acid--CoA ligase has protein sequence MTSQGISGQGMTMSDLVARFARTTPDAIAFRDGEVTLTWAQTHARVSRMASVLAGHGVGPGDRVAVLALNSVPLIEAMAAILRLGAICVPVNFRLVAEEVTYLLTDSGATVVVADDTFAPLARAAGAGTVVTIGAGHEELLAGGSEDYAEQPVDDTAPGLIMYTSGTTGRPKGAVLSHRNMYLHAYANALQAGSGVSGNVGMSGAPLFHIAGVSGFYNTLVAGGTTVLTPSGGFDPSAMLDLLERERVSTVFFVPAQWAAIVAVPGVRDRDLSALRRAVWGAAPASTTLLRTMIDTFPDAEVMTAFGQTECSPVTCMLGGEDSIRKIGSIGRPIVGVEVRIVDDEMTDVAPGEVGEIVYRGPTVMTGYWNKPEETAEAFRGGWFHSGDLVRADPDGYLYVVDRKKDMIISGGENIYCAEVENALAAHPKVAEVAIIGVPDERYGETPLAVISPRDPADPPTAADIEEFSREHLAAYKRPRHVVLVDSLPRNPSGKVLKTVLRAAHGAASVAEPAV, from the coding sequence ATGACGTCCCAGGGCATCTCCGGACAGGGCATGACGATGAGCGACCTCGTCGCCCGCTTCGCCCGCACCACCCCCGACGCGATCGCCTTCCGCGACGGGGAGGTCACCCTGACCTGGGCGCAGACGCACGCGCGTGTCAGCCGGATGGCGTCGGTCCTCGCGGGCCACGGCGTCGGCCCGGGCGACCGCGTGGCGGTACTGGCGCTCAACAGCGTGCCGCTGATCGAGGCGATGGCGGCGATACTGCGGCTCGGGGCGATCTGCGTGCCGGTGAACTTCCGGCTCGTCGCCGAGGAGGTCACCTACCTGCTCACCGACTCCGGGGCGACGGTCGTCGTCGCCGACGACACCTTCGCGCCGCTCGCGCGGGCCGCCGGGGCGGGCACCGTCGTCACGATCGGCGCGGGTCACGAGGAGCTGCTCGCGGGCGGGTCGGAGGACTACGCCGAGCAGCCCGTCGACGACACCGCACCCGGGCTGATCATGTACACCTCGGGCACGACCGGTCGGCCCAAGGGCGCGGTGCTCAGCCATCGCAACATGTACCTGCACGCCTACGCGAACGCCCTGCAGGCGGGCTCGGGCGTCTCCGGCAACGTGGGGATGTCGGGGGCGCCGCTGTTCCACATCGCCGGGGTGTCGGGCTTCTACAACACCCTGGTCGCGGGCGGCACCACCGTGCTCACCCCGTCGGGCGGCTTCGACCCGTCGGCCATGCTCGACCTGCTCGAGCGCGAGCGCGTCTCCACCGTGTTCTTCGTGCCGGCGCAGTGGGCGGCGATCGTCGCGGTGCCGGGCGTGCGCGACCGGGACCTGTCCGCGCTGCGCCGCGCGGTGTGGGGGGCCGCGCCCGCGTCGACCACGCTGTTGCGCACGATGATCGACACGTTCCCGGACGCCGAGGTCATGACGGCGTTCGGCCAGACCGAGTGCAGCCCTGTCACCTGCATGCTCGGCGGAGAGGACTCGATCCGCAAGATCGGCTCGATCGGGCGGCCGATCGTCGGTGTGGAGGTCCGGATCGTCGACGACGAGATGACCGACGTCGCGCCGGGCGAGGTCGGCGAGATCGTCTACCGCGGCCCGACCGTCATGACGGGGTACTGGAACAAGCCCGAGGAGACCGCGGAGGCGTTCCGCGGCGGCTGGTTCCACTCCGGCGACCTCGTGCGCGCCGACCCCGACGGCTACCTCTACGTCGTCGACCGCAAGAAGGACATGATCATCTCGGGCGGGGAGAACATCTACTGCGCCGAGGTCGAGAACGCCCTCGCCGCGCACCCGAAGGTCGCGGAGGTGGCGATCATCGGCGTGCCGGACGAGCGGTACGGCGAGACCCCGCTCGCCGTGATCTCCCCGCGTGACCCGGCCGACCCGCCGACCGCCGCCGACATCGAGGAGTTCTCCCGCGAGCACCTGGCCGCCTACAAGCGCCCGCGGCACGTGGTGCTGGTCGACTCGCTGCCGCGCAACCCGAGCGGGAAGGTGCTCAAGACGGTGCTGCGGGCCGCCCACGGCGCCGCGTCCGTGGCGGAGCCCGCCGTCTGA
- a CDS encoding MFS transporter, with protein MTTVPDTRLRLLQAAALTSTCDRFAIAPLLVVISLDLGASLAAVATVASVYFLAYGLMQPVWGLISDRIGRVRVMRIALVGAAVGGVGSVLAPDLLVLGIMRAVAGGSFAALIPTTLVYVGDAWPADVRQRPLSDVLAASSLGVAAATAGAGLLADLVGWRIVPGVTAVAAVVLWFALARLPEPDRVPTGGSPWHALRGVLRVPWAVAVLVLAFSEGIVVLGVLTFLAPAAQSLGTSATVAGFLAAGYGLGALAWSRLVRRLVGRVPPAGLAAIGGAFLVAAWIVPAVALNLVTIAVAGVLVGGSWAFLHSTLQAWVTEVVPEQRASAVALFAASLFLGSAAGTALFAPLAQAGAYPLVFGLAVAAAVPVAVLSAVGRRAYARSA; from the coding sequence GTGACCACCGTCCCCGACACCCGGCTGCGCCTGCTCCAGGCCGCCGCGCTCACCAGCACGTGCGACCGGTTCGCGATCGCGCCGCTGCTCGTCGTGATCTCCCTGGACCTGGGCGCGTCGCTGGCCGCCGTCGCGACGGTCGCGAGCGTCTACTTCCTGGCCTACGGCCTGATGCAGCCGGTGTGGGGGCTGATCAGCGACCGGATCGGGCGGGTGCGGGTCATGCGGATCGCGCTGGTCGGGGCCGCTGTCGGTGGCGTCGGGTCGGTGCTCGCACCCGACCTGCTGGTCCTGGGGATCATGCGGGCCGTCGCGGGCGGCAGCTTCGCCGCGCTGATCCCGACGACGCTGGTCTACGTCGGCGACGCCTGGCCCGCCGACGTGCGGCAACGACCGCTGTCCGACGTGCTGGCCGCGTCCTCGCTGGGCGTGGCGGCGGCGACCGCGGGCGCGGGCCTGCTCGCCGACCTCGTCGGCTGGCGGATCGTCCCCGGGGTGACGGCGGTCGCCGCGGTGGTGCTGTGGTTCGCCCTCGCGCGGCTGCCCGAACCGGACCGGGTCCCGACCGGCGGCAGCCCGTGGCACGCGCTGCGCGGGGTGCTGCGGGTGCCGTGGGCGGTCGCGGTGCTGGTGCTCGCGTTCAGCGAGGGGATCGTCGTGCTCGGTGTGCTGACGTTCCTCGCGCCCGCCGCGCAGTCGCTCGGCACCAGCGCGACCGTCGCCGGGTTCCTCGCCGCCGGGTACGGGCTCGGCGCGCTGGCCTGGTCGCGGCTGGTGCGCCGGCTGGTCGGGCGGGTGCCCCCGGCGGGGCTCGCGGCGATCGGGGGTGCGTTCCTCGTCGCCGCCTGGATCGTGCCCGCGGTGGCGCTGAACCTGGTGACGATCGCGGTGGCGGGCGTGCTGGTCGGCGGGTCGTGGGCGTTCCTGCACTCGACGCTGCAGGCGTGGGTCACCGAGGTCGTGCCGGAGCAGCGGGCGTCGGCGGTGGCGTTGTTCGCGGCGTCGCTGTTCCTGGGCAGTGCGGCGGGCACGGCCCTGTTCGCCCCGCTGGCCCAGGCGGGGGCGTACCCGCTGGTGTTCGGGCTGGCGGTCGCGGCAGCGGTTCCGGTGGCCGTGCTGTCGGCGGTCGGGCGCCGGGCCTACGCGCGGAGCGCATGA